In Nocardioides marinus, one DNA window encodes the following:
- a CDS encoding sulfotransferase family protein: MTADVTAEAESFLPVSIILGGVQKGASGTLHALLVRHRHVARHGVKERHFFDDDSRDWSTPDYSDYGTVPRADQQGLARRAIDSTPSYLFWPGAMERIAAYDAHLAATGGPQVQVVLCFRDPIERAFSQWTMLTDKLAGKRDYPSFGELIRMRTPGVSEVPEGWSKRDARQYSVVARGLYGVQLRRALEHLPRERMLLMRFDDVVGDPAGALDTMTDFLGLHRFGRDIDPRPRNSHDRRLDAAPPTGEDLRLLADTYADDLATFTRLSGLDTSTWSTARILRDDLDPAELAERLALKAGLI; encoded by the coding sequence ATGACTGCCGACGTGACTGCCGAGGCCGAGTCGTTCCTCCCCGTCAGCATCATCCTGGGCGGGGTGCAGAAGGGCGCCTCCGGCACGCTGCACGCACTGCTGGTGCGGCACCGTCACGTCGCCCGGCACGGGGTGAAGGAGCGGCACTTCTTCGACGACGACTCGCGCGACTGGTCGACGCCGGACTACTCCGACTACGGCACCGTCCCGCGGGCCGACCAGCAGGGGCTGGCGCGCCGCGCGATCGACTCCACACCGTCGTACCTCTTCTGGCCGGGGGCGATGGAGCGGATCGCCGCCTACGACGCCCACCTCGCCGCCACCGGCGGGCCGCAGGTGCAGGTGGTGCTGTGCTTCCGCGACCCGATCGAGCGGGCGTTCTCGCAGTGGACGATGCTCACCGACAAGCTGGCCGGGAAGCGCGACTACCCCTCCTTCGGGGAGCTGATCCGCATGCGCACGCCCGGGGTGAGCGAGGTGCCGGAGGGGTGGAGCAAGCGTGACGCCCGGCAGTACTCCGTCGTCGCGCGCGGCCTCTACGGCGTCCAGCTGCGCCGGGCGCTCGAGCACCTGCCGCGTGAGCGGATGCTGCTGATGCGCTTCGACGACGTCGTCGGCGACCCCGCCGGCGCGTTGGACACCATGACCGACTTCCTCGGTCTGCACCGCTTCGGCCGCGACATCGACCCCCGCCCGCGCAACTCCCACGACCGCCGCCTCGACGCCGCCCCGCCCACCGGGGAGGACCTGCGGCTGCTGGCCGACACCTACGCCGACGACCTCGCGACCTTCACCCGGCTCTCCGGCCTGGACACCTCCACCTGGTCCACCGCCCGCATCCTGCGCGACGACCTCGACCCCGCCGAGCTCGCCGAGCGGCTCGCGCTCAAGGCCGGCCTGATCTGA
- a CDS encoding acyl-CoA thioesterase domain-containing protein, whose translation MDLAFFRPLPDHEQPDAIEPLLLARSSWSDEQAHGVAVAGALGRAAEAVVRRQRPELVPTRVTVDLFTPTRMAPAWTTTEVVRESGRLMLVDVVLHQEAGPTARASTLWLRPSEDAPGETWSNPDRPEAPPLEVAPETDEPHVPFIHSGAGWSQDFREHQDAERKTYWNTAPSIVLGEPVTPFQAVAASADGTSLATNWGTAGVQHINADVTLTLARPPVGVTVGLRALDRVEHDGVAVSSCTVFDRHGTIGTTVVTSMSNTRRGIDMGGKRWEDDPRSEPGV comes from the coding sequence GTGGACCTCGCCTTCTTCCGCCCGCTCCCCGACCACGAGCAGCCCGACGCGATCGAGCCGCTGCTGCTCGCCCGCAGCAGCTGGTCCGACGAGCAGGCGCACGGGGTGGCGGTCGCCGGGGCACTGGGCCGCGCCGCCGAGGCCGTCGTACGCCGGCAGCGTCCCGAGCTCGTGCCGACCCGCGTGACCGTGGACCTGTTCACCCCCACCCGGATGGCTCCGGCGTGGACCACGACCGAGGTGGTGCGCGAGAGCGGCCGGCTCATGCTGGTGGACGTGGTGCTGCACCAGGAGGCCGGGCCGACCGCGCGCGCCTCCACCCTGTGGCTGCGCCCCAGCGAGGACGCCCCCGGCGAGACCTGGTCCAACCCGGACCGGCCCGAGGCCCCGCCGCTGGAGGTCGCGCCGGAGACCGACGAGCCGCACGTGCCGTTCATCCACAGCGGGGCCGGCTGGTCCCAGGACTTCCGCGAGCACCAGGACGCCGAGCGCAAGACCTACTGGAACACCGCGCCCTCCATCGTGCTCGGCGAGCCGGTGACGCCGTTCCAGGCGGTCGCCGCGTCGGCCGACGGGACGAGCCTGGCCACCAACTGGGGCACGGCCGGGGTGCAGCACATCAACGCCGACGTCACGCTCACGCTCGCCCGCCCGCCGGTCGGGGTGACGGTGGGCCTGCGCGCCCTGGACCGGGTCGAGCACGACGGCGTGGCCGTGAGCAGCTGCACGGTCTTCGACCGGCACGGGACCATCGGCACCACCGTGGTCACGTCGATGTCCAACACCCGTCGCGGCATCGACATGGGCGGCAAGCGCTGGGAGGACGACCCGCGCTCGGAGCCGGGCGTCTGA
- a CDS encoding rhodanese-like domain-containing protein: MTTLLRSLTLCLALALTLTACGGDGESGTVPEVADTSVAAAVESAKAEGAAVVDVRTPEEYAEGHVEGATNIDVQATDFDDRVAELDRDTTYVVYCRSGNRSAAAAERMREAGLTVVDGGSLEDMAAAGYPVG; the protein is encoded by the coding sequence ATGACCACCCTGCTGCGCTCCCTGACCCTCTGCCTCGCGCTCGCCCTCACGCTGACCGCCTGCGGGGGCGACGGCGAGAGCGGCACCGTCCCGGAGGTCGCCGACACCAGCGTGGCCGCGGCGGTGGAGTCGGCGAAGGCAGAGGGCGCGGCCGTGGTCGACGTCCGCACGCCCGAGGAGTACGCCGAGGGCCACGTGGAGGGCGCCACCAACATCGACGTCCAGGCCACCGACTTCGACGACCGGGTCGCCGAGCTCGACCGCGACACGACGTACGTCGTCTACTGCCGCTCCGGCAACCGGTCGGCAGCCGCGGCCGAGCGGATGCGCGAGGCCGGGCTCACCGTCGTGGACGGCGGGTCCCTCGAGGACATGGCCGCCGCCGGCTACCCGGTGGGCTGA
- the zwf gene encoding glucose-6-phosphate dehydrogenase codes for MEKPTVVVLFGATGDLARRKLLPGLLHLFEADLLKDARIVGTSLEGLDTEQFVKLARQACEDFADEDLTDEVWAGFSAMLSYVPQSAGTEALAAEVYRVETLLPGDIHDKRRLHYLSVPPKAALAVLEQLQEGNLVERARIIMEKPFGTDLESAKKLNARVHEVFAESQVFRIDHFLGKEAAQNILAFRFANGLFEPIWNRNFIDHVQIDVPETLGLEGRTKFYETTGAYRDMVVTHLMQVLAFTAMEPPTSLAPDPISDEKLKVFRSMKPIEPHHAVRGQYAGYRGKEEVADDSDTETFVALRVEIDNWRWAGVPFYLRTGKKLAEGARIISIAFKEPPLTMFPKGSNVGTQGPDHLTFDLADQSKMSLSFYGKRPGPGMKLDKLSMQFATHDTEASGLVLEAYERLIHDAMRGDHTLFTTAEGIEELWAKSMPLLEHPPPVRSYQPGSWGPNAIHQLIAPHAWRLPFERGWRSTGTVTRDSPEDD; via the coding sequence ATGGAGAAGCCGACCGTCGTCGTGCTCTTCGGAGCGACCGGCGACCTGGCGCGGCGCAAGCTGCTGCCGGGTCTGCTGCACCTCTTCGAGGCCGACCTGCTCAAGGACGCCAGGATCGTGGGGACCTCGCTGGAGGGCCTCGACACCGAGCAGTTCGTGAAGCTGGCACGCCAGGCCTGCGAGGACTTCGCCGACGAGGACCTGACCGACGAGGTGTGGGCCGGGTTCTCGGCGATGCTGTCCTACGTCCCGCAGTCGGCGGGCACCGAGGCGCTGGCCGCGGAGGTCTACCGCGTGGAGACGCTGCTGCCCGGCGACATCCACGACAAGCGGCGGCTGCACTACCTCTCGGTGCCGCCGAAGGCCGCCCTCGCGGTGCTCGAGCAGCTGCAGGAGGGCAACCTCGTCGAGCGCGCGCGGATCATCATGGAGAAGCCGTTCGGCACCGACCTGGAGTCGGCCAAGAAGCTCAACGCGCGGGTGCACGAGGTCTTCGCGGAGTCCCAGGTCTTCCGCATCGACCACTTCCTGGGCAAGGAGGCCGCCCAGAACATCCTGGCCTTCCGCTTCGCCAACGGTCTCTTCGAGCCGATCTGGAACCGCAACTTCATCGACCACGTGCAGATCGACGTCCCCGAGACCCTCGGGCTGGAGGGGCGCACGAAGTTCTACGAGACCACCGGCGCCTACCGCGACATGGTCGTCACCCACCTGATGCAGGTGCTGGCGTTCACCGCGATGGAGCCGCCGACCTCCCTGGCCCCGGACCCGATCAGCGACGAGAAGCTCAAGGTGTTCCGCTCGATGAAGCCGATCGAGCCGCACCACGCCGTGCGCGGCCAGTACGCCGGCTACCGCGGCAAGGAGGAGGTCGCCGACGACTCCGACACCGAGACGTTCGTGGCGCTGCGGGTCGAGATCGACAACTGGCGCTGGGCCGGCGTGCCGTTCTACCTGCGCACCGGCAAGAAGCTCGCCGAGGGCGCGCGGATCATCTCCATCGCCTTCAAGGAGCCGCCGCTGACGATGTTCCCCAAGGGCTCCAACGTCGGCACCCAGGGCCCCGACCACCTCACCTTCGACCTCGCCGACCAGTCGAAGATGTCGCTCTCCTTCTACGGCAAGCGGCCCGGCCCGGGCATGAAGCTGGACAAGCTCTCGATGCAGTTCGCCACCCACGACACCGAGGCGTCGGGGCTGGTGCTGGAGGCCTACGAGCGGCTCATCCACGACGCCATGCGCGGCGACCACACGCTGTTCACCACCGCCGAGGGCATCGAGGAGCTGTGGGCCAAGTCGATGCCGCTGCTCGAGCACCCGCCGCCGGTGCGGTCCTACCAGCCCGGCTCGTGGGGCCCCAACGCCATCCACCAGCTCATCGCCCCGCACGCCTGGCGGCTGCCCTTCGAGCGGGGCTGGCGCAGCACCGGCACGGTCACCCGGGACTCCCCCGAGGACGACTGA
- a CDS encoding chorismate-binding protein: MIDPVLEAWQRSTAPRRFWLDGGGAREWSGRRSILGVLEHDDVSLTYSAARREVTRHASGSSEVVGDDVFEVLSRELELGGPRDQWFGYLGYACRPDLPARPSPDVPDGVPDAVWMRPSRVRLVEHAGPDSPPGWRNRRLSTEVPAGRRQFHHPGGETAAVPPDYRAAFDRVQERLHAGDTYEVNLTHRLEVASDLDPLAAYLRLRELNPAPYAGFLQHDVPGARAWLLSSSPERYATVSTGSTTGEGGSTTGEGGSTTGEGGRVLETKPIKGTTPRSEDPAEDDEHRRRLAQDEKYRAENLMIVDLLRHDVASVCEPGSVEVPQLMEVESYSSVHQLVSTVRGRLRADVGTVEALRALFPAGSMTGAPKLRTMEVIDEVEATPRGVYAGAFGWVSGDGRADLGVVIRSLVTAGDGRYVLGTGGGITVLSDPVEEHAEAMLKAVRLLEALGTDGDS, encoded by the coding sequence GTGATCGATCCGGTGCTGGAGGCCTGGCAGCGCTCGACGGCGCCGCGCCGCTTCTGGCTCGACGGCGGCGGGGCCCGCGAGTGGTCGGGCCGGCGCTCGATCCTCGGGGTGCTCGAGCACGACGACGTCTCGCTGACCTACTCCGCCGCCCGGCGCGAGGTCACCCGGCACGCCTCGGGGAGCTCGGAGGTCGTCGGCGACGACGTGTTCGAGGTGCTCTCCCGCGAGCTGGAGCTGGGCGGTCCGCGCGACCAGTGGTTCGGCTACCTCGGGTACGCCTGCCGACCCGACCTGCCCGCCCGGCCCTCGCCCGACGTCCCCGACGGCGTGCCCGATGCCGTGTGGATGCGGCCGTCGCGGGTGCGGCTGGTGGAGCACGCAGGGCCGGATTCACCACCCGGGTGGCGAAACAGGCGCTTGTCGACCGAAGTTCCAGCAGGCAGGCGGCAGTTTCACCACCCGGGTGGTGAAACTGCCGCGGTCCCACCCGACTACCGCGCGGCCTTCGACCGGGTGCAGGAGCGGCTGCACGCCGGCGACACCTACGAGGTGAACCTGACCCACCGGCTGGAGGTGGCCAGCGACCTCGACCCGCTCGCGGCGTACCTGCGGCTGCGCGAGCTCAACCCCGCGCCGTACGCCGGGTTCCTCCAGCACGACGTCCCCGGCGCGCGGGCGTGGCTGCTGTCGAGCAGCCCGGAGCGCTACGCGACGGTCTCGACGGGCTCGACCACCGGGGAGGGGGGCTCGACCACCGGGGAGGGGGGCTCGACCACCGGGGAGGGGGGCAGGGTGCTGGAGACCAAGCCGATCAAGGGCACCACCCCGCGCAGCGAGGACCCCGCCGAGGACGACGAGCACCGCAGGCGGCTGGCGCAGGACGAGAAGTACCGCGCGGAGAACCTGATGATCGTCGACCTGCTGCGCCACGACGTGGCGTCGGTGTGCGAGCCGGGCAGCGTCGAGGTGCCGCAGCTGATGGAGGTGGAGTCCTACTCCTCGGTGCACCAGCTCGTCTCGACCGTGCGCGGGCGGCTGCGCGCGGACGTCGGCACCGTCGAGGCGCTGCGCGCGCTCTTCCCGGCCGGCTCGATGACCGGGGCGCCGAAGCTGCGCACGATGGAGGTCATCGACGAGGTGGAGGCCACGCCCCGCGGCGTGTACGCCGGCGCGTTCGGCTGGGTCTCGGGCGACGGGCGCGCCGACCTCGGGGTGGTCATCCGCTCGCTGGTCACCGCGGGGGACGGGCGCTACGTTCTGGGGACCGGCGGTGGCATCACCGTGCTGTCGGACCCGGTCGAGGAGCACGCCGAGGCGATGCTCAAGGCCGTCCGACTGCTGGAGGCGCTCGGCACGGACGGCGATTCGTAG
- a CDS encoding anthranilate synthase component II: MTVAVPDVVVVDHHDSYTQNLVHLVAAVTGRLPRVVQHDETSAESVLGHTHVVLSPGPGHPDEPADFGVGREVLLRATRPVLGVCLGMQGLVTAYGGRVERITPAHGRVSEVWHTDAGVLAGLPQGFRVVRYHSLAATHVPDCLEVTATCAGEPGEPDVVMAVRHRDLPLEGVQFHPESVLSEHGRHVVERFLS, translated from the coding sequence GTGACCGTGGCGGTCCCCGACGTCGTGGTGGTCGACCACCACGACTCCTACACCCAGAACCTCGTCCACCTCGTGGCCGCGGTGACCGGGCGGCTGCCGCGGGTCGTCCAGCACGACGAGACGTCCGCGGAGTCGGTGCTCGGGCACACCCACGTGGTCCTCTCACCCGGCCCCGGGCACCCCGACGAGCCCGCCGACTTCGGGGTGGGGCGCGAGGTGCTGCTGCGGGCCACCCGCCCCGTGCTGGGCGTGTGCCTGGGCATGCAGGGCCTGGTGACGGCGTACGGCGGTCGTGTGGAGCGCATCACCCCGGCCCACGGCCGGGTCAGCGAGGTCTGGCACACCGACGCCGGCGTGCTCGCGGGGCTGCCGCAGGGGTTCCGGGTGGTGCGCTACCACTCGCTCGCGGCGACCCACGTGCCCGACTGCCTCGAGGTCACCGCCACCTGCGCCGGGGAGCCGGGGGAACCGGACGTCGTGATGGCCGTGCGGCACCGCGACCTGCCGCTCGAGGGCGTGCAGTTCCACCCCGAGTCGGTGCTCTCCGAGCACGGCCGGCACGTCGTCGAGAGGTTCCTGTCGTGA
- a CDS encoding anthranilate synthase family protein yields MTEPRPDARAAIDALQGHEAWALIRRSTRVGGKDTVGLVGGRRWVAESIMDVPLETGPPAPGRTCDRLVAVPFRQVAERGFEAHDDGTPLVVVDVDEEREYSVAEVLAAIPDGEVALADRGGFDIDDDDYAKVVEQIITDEIGQGEGANLVVGRRYRAVVADWSAERALTVFRRLLEREHGAYWTFLFFTGDRYLVGASPERHVSVHGGEVRMNPISGTFRLPRQVAAPDGAPAADLKRDLLSFLADEKEIYELFMVVDEELKMMCDICHEGGQVLGPFLKPMSHLVHTEYLLAGRTHSDVREVLRDTMYAATVTGSPVENACRLIKEYEPHGRGYYGAALAILGRDPEGEPVLDSPIVIRTADVDPDGRLTVTAGATLVRDSDPAYEVAETHAKAGGILSAFGLVDAPTTRREELLGLVNDEDVLLALNGRNRRLSTFWLTDQADSEPDPALAGRRVVILDGEDDFVNMLCHVLGVLGLESSVVRHEDYTEGCLDDADLVIVGPGPGDPRDDADAKMATLRAAVDRLLEREQPFLAVCLGHQALCHRLGLPLAYKDIVFQGTQSALRVDGRTERVGFYNTFVGRVGDDTALPEGVSVDADPETGDVHVLRGPHYTGIQFHAESILTQRGDGLLHEIVARLLG; encoded by the coding sequence ATGACCGAGCCCCGCCCTGATGCCCGTGCCGCGATCGACGCGCTGCAGGGGCACGAGGCCTGGGCGCTGATCCGGCGCTCGACCCGCGTGGGCGGCAAGGACACCGTCGGCCTGGTCGGCGGTCGCCGCTGGGTGGCCGAGTCGATCATGGACGTGCCGCTGGAGACCGGCCCGCCGGCACCGGGCCGGACCTGCGACCGGCTGGTGGCCGTGCCGTTCCGCCAGGTCGCCGAGCGCGGCTTCGAGGCCCACGACGACGGCACCCCGTTGGTGGTCGTCGACGTCGACGAGGAGCGGGAGTACTCCGTCGCGGAGGTCCTCGCCGCGATCCCCGACGGTGAGGTCGCGCTGGCCGATCGCGGCGGCTTCGACATCGACGACGACGACTACGCGAAGGTCGTCGAGCAGATCATCACCGACGAGATCGGCCAGGGCGAGGGCGCCAACCTCGTCGTCGGGCGCCGCTACCGCGCGGTCGTGGCCGACTGGAGCGCCGAGCGGGCGCTGACGGTCTTCCGTCGGCTGCTCGAGCGCGAGCACGGCGCCTACTGGACCTTCCTCTTCTTCACCGGCGACCGCTACCTCGTCGGGGCCAGCCCCGAGCGGCACGTCAGCGTGCACGGCGGCGAGGTGCGGATGAACCCCATCTCCGGCACCTTCCGCCTCCCGCGGCAGGTGGCGGCCCCCGACGGCGCCCCCGCGGCCGACCTCAAGCGCGACCTGCTCTCCTTCCTCGCCGACGAGAAGGAGATCTACGAGCTCTTCATGGTCGTCGACGAGGAGCTGAAGATGATGTGCGACATCTGCCACGAGGGGGGCCAGGTGCTCGGGCCGTTCCTCAAGCCGATGTCGCACCTGGTGCACACCGAGTACCTCCTGGCCGGGCGCACGCACAGCGACGTGCGCGAGGTCCTGCGCGACACGATGTACGCCGCCACGGTCACCGGCTCCCCGGTCGAGAACGCCTGCCGGCTGATCAAGGAGTACGAGCCGCACGGTCGCGGCTACTACGGCGCCGCGCTGGCGATCCTCGGGCGTGACCCCGAGGGCGAGCCGGTGCTCGACAGCCCCATCGTCATCCGCACCGCCGACGTCGACCCCGACGGCCGGCTCACGGTCACCGCCGGCGCCACGCTGGTGAGGGACTCGGATCCGGCGTACGAGGTGGCCGAGACGCACGCGAAGGCCGGCGGCATCCTCTCGGCGTTCGGGCTCGTCGACGCGCCGACCACCCGCCGCGAGGAGCTGCTCGGCCTGGTCAACGACGAGGACGTGCTGCTCGCCCTCAACGGCCGCAACCGGCGGCTGTCGACCTTCTGGCTCACCGACCAGGCCGACAGCGAGCCGGACCCGGCGCTGGCCGGGCGCCGCGTGGTCATCCTCGACGGCGAGGACGACTTCGTGAACATGCTCTGCCACGTGCTCGGGGTGCTCGGCCTGGAGAGCTCGGTGGTGCGGCACGAGGACTACACCGAGGGCTGCCTCGACGACGCCGACCTGGTGATCGTCGGCCCGGGCCCCGGCGACCCCCGCGACGACGCCGACGCCAAGATGGCGACCCTGCGGGCAGCCGTCGACCGGCTGCTCGAGCGCGAGCAGCCGTTCCTCGCGGTGTGCCTGGGCCACCAGGCGCTGTGCCACCGGCTCGGCCTGCCGCTGGCCTACAAGGACATCGTCTTCCAGGGCACGCAGTCGGCGCTGCGGGTCGACGGGCGCACCGAGCGGGTCGGCTTCTACAACACCTTCGTCGGGCGGGTCGGTGACGACACCGCGCTGCCCGAGGGCGTGAGCGTGGACGCCGACCCCGAGACCGGCGACGTGCACGTGCTGCGCGGCCCGCACTACACCGGCATCCAGTTCCACGCCGAGTCGATCCTGACCCAGCGCGGGGACGGTCTGCTGCACGAGATCGTCGCCCGGCTGCTGGGCTGA